AAAACTCAGACGTTCCCCAAAAGTTACAATTATATCCTTGCCACAGGGGAGGTTTACAGTGGCCACTTTGCTGTCCAATATAATTAAGCAAGTGCAACCAGGAGGACTTTGGTTTATCCCACCTCATGTGTCAGGACAGGGTGATCATGTCTCTGGACAGCAGCTGCATGGGTGCCCTGATTGAGGATGCCACCTCAGCAGGATGCACTGCCACCTCAGACATGAGCCCCCCTTACCATATTGTGATGGCCTGGTGAtcacccagccccagggcctGTGTCTGGTCCTAGACTGCAACTCATTTACCAACCTGTCTGTCAGTGTCTATGTCTAAAACAAACCACATGTTCAGTGGAGTGGAGGCTGTGGGCACAACCTCCTGTCCAGCCACGGGATAAAGCGCATCCATATTTCCTATCTCTGTCATGTTATCATCCTCACCAGGACTTAGGCAAGCTGAGACAAAATAATTATTGTAATAAGATATGCTGtccacagtgctgtgccctgaaATGTCATACAAAGCTACATTTTCCACAAGCAATTTACAAGAGGCAGATAGCTGAAATCACATAGGATTAACTTGTTGTGTGCAAGGAACATGGCAGTAATCAGAATTATTGAATTCAGGTGTCAGTATCTTCAAGCAGACTAAGACTACAAGACTAAGCCACCAGTGCTCCAAGAACAGATTTTCCACTGTTGTGCCATGCATTAACAATATGCAGGATTTCTAATGTACTTACATAGCAGGCATCTAACCTCCACTGCACAGTGATATTGGCAAAAGTCAAAAGCAGTCACCAGCCAAGAGGTAGCATTGAAGTTGTGCAATCACAATTAGTTTTGGGTTtcatttttgtgggtttttttgacagCTCTGATTAAGGAGagatttgaaaatgaaaagtcaGGTGTGAGTCCAAAGACCAGATTCTTGTATAGAAATCTGTTTACTTTAGTGGGATCTTGTTAAGAGAtaagtttctttctttgtggACTACCACAGAATTGGCGCTTACTGGACTTTAAAAGCCTTCAGGGGCTTTTGGAGTGTATAAGGTACAACTGTACTCACAAGTAAGCTACAGTTGGCACTTAGTTCTGCATTTACCACTGGAAGACCAAAGAACAAACTTGCTGAAAACTGTTTACATGCTGAACTTCATGAGAACCAGCGAGTGTATGTTCAAATCAACTGAATGTTTCTGGTGTCCTGCTTAGGATTCTGATTTCTGCTTTGCCTTGCAGAGTTTTGCTGCTCAGCGTAGCAATATTGTCACTCTACTCAGTCCACCTTTTACTGAAGATATCAAAAGAAGGAGGTAAGAGACTGTGATTAATGAAGAGTCTGTATTGCATGCatgtattttacttttgaaTGCAATTTATCAAGTGTATCCAATGTAGTGGCTCATgtttcttttctggttttggttttgattggggtttttttcaggatcaTTAATATATGAAAAACTGGGAGCGAAGGCATTTGGCTGGCCAGGGAAGTGCAGTGTTTTCATTGCAGTCACAATGCAGAATATTGGAGGTAAGAGACAAAAGTTTTCTAGCTTCCAATGCTCTTTCTACAGAACACAAgtgatttctttctctcctctgtctGGCTAAATGGCATCAGAGATAAGCCAGATACAGCATACATTGTATTGTAGAAATGAAGGCTATGAAGAACACTTCAGTGTATGGGTAAAGACAGTTGCCTGGGATCTCTCCATGGCCAGTGAAGAGGCTTCAGTGATGCTTAAAGTGGCCTGACTGACTGTCCTCAGGGAGTTCTCTTCATTGAGTGTGGCTCAGACTGCTCTTAGCATCTAGTTGAAGCATCTGCTTCAACTTAGAAAAGATTAGTTTGACCTAAAAGGAACAGCACAGTGCTCTGACTTCTCCATTAGAGGCTCTTCAGTAATTCATTTTTCAGTTGAATTTCTCCTTCAAATAACAGTTGGGTTGTgtttaaagtaattttcaattTCACTTTCTGTGAAATATCTGTGAAGTTATCTCCATCTTCTCAGAACAATATAAACAGTAGTGATAGAGTGTAAATTCCTTCAACAAAGCTTTTTTGCTTTACTATCATGGAAGAAGTCTTTTAGGAGGCTGAAGAACATGAGGTCTGAAAGCAAAAGGgaatttgtaatttttcacTGATTCCTTAAGGAAAAgtaattgaaatttaaattaaatgtgccATTAGTCAATTAAATTTAtgcaggtttttttgtgatttcccTATTAGAACTTATAATGTTTTGCAAATCTACAATGGGGATGGACAGCatccattggaaaaaaaaaaaacaaacatacacagcaaaaaagcaaaaggaaatgttaAAAGTGATATAAGTGTGCTATAAAATCAGTAGTAACTGTATAGTATTCTAATACAGAATGCTAGATGTCATTCAGAACAATATTAatgatttgtttatttatttagtcacactgttatttaaacaaaactaaTTTCTCTACTTTAGCAAacacttttctcttttgttgaactccagttttctctgaaggtgtttgttttgtttgggtttcttttcagCAATGTCAAGCTACCtctttattattaaatatgaaCTTCCTGAAGTCATCAGAGCATTTATGAATCTTGAGGAGAATTCTGGGTAGGTGCCTCTTCCCAGCCTGAATCTGAGATGAAAAATTTTTGCTATGATGTCAATGAtgactgtttttattttaattcttcctcTTTAGAGAATGGTACATTAATGGGAACTACCTCGTCATACTTGTAACAGTTGTGGTTattcttcccctctcccttctAAAAACTTTAGGTAAGCTTAATGCCCCACTTAAGCTCATTTCTTAGTCCTGTTAGGATAGTGATTTACATGTAACTGAactattttgttctgttttgttttgtttttcttgctgcaCAGGTTATCTTGGTTATACGAGTGGGTTTTCGCTGACCTGTATGGTTTTCTTTGTCAGTGTGGTAGGTGACTGTTTGGGTATTGTCTCTAGCCAAATACAGACTATGTAAACATTAAAAACTTTTGTACTTCATACCATGACAATTTCGTGTGGATATTAGAATAGCCCCTGCAAGTGAATCAAATCAACAACCCATGGATAAATGAAGTCAGaataaaaaatcagtttaaaaacaattgagaataaaaaaatgaagcaggaaaacagcagagaCAGAGTAACAACAAATATTTGCAGAATAAGCAGAATTGGTAGCActtgtttttctgcttcctctctTTCTCAGTGTCTATTTATACCTCAGTTGGAATACCACAGATGTGTAATCTCTTATAATGGTACTTTTCTGATAACATTGTCTACTTTTCATAGGTGATCTTCAAGAAATCCCAGATACCCTGTCCTCTTCCCATCATGGACCACGGAGTTGAAAACTGGACCACCACCAATAACACAGTGCCAATGCACCTGGTCATGTTATCAAATGAGTCACTTGGTTCTGGTGTGAATTTCATGATGGACAACACAGCTGGGCACTTCCCAGGCCTTGAGGAGCCAAAAGATACGTCCCCGAAAAGTGGTGTAGAATACGAAGCACACAGCGACAATAGTGACAAGTGCCAGCCAAAATACTTTGTGTTCAACTCACGGGTAAGGGACATTCTGTAGGATTTGTCTTCCATCACTTGTACCACAGCTAAACTGCTGCCTGCCAAAAGTCAGAGGTACAGCCGTGACCATTCTTACTAATGGGAGCTTTATTTTACAGACTGCCTATGCAATACCCATCCTGGCATTTGCATTCGTATGCCACCCTGAGGTGCTACCAATATACAGTGAACTCAAAGAGTAAGGTTCTTAAATTTTGTCCAATACTTCCAGTTAACCATAGATAGAAATCACCTTCTACATGTTGTCCCTTGATTGATGGTGTGTAAACACCCACATGATAAATGATTTATTGCTTTCCATAGTAAGCAGATTTTGCCTTTGCTTTGATCTTATAGTCACATGTTGGTGAGAGAACCACTGCATTGATCAATATTACTTAGTAAAGGAGGAATCTGAACAGTCCTTCAAATGATCTGAAATAAACTGGGGAACTTGGTTGTACTGAAACAGATAATTCTGGTTTCTAATAATAACTAAACGTGTTCTGTGTCTGCGTCAGTTGCTGCTTACACTTAAAGTTTCTTGGGATGCCATTGGTTTTGATGTCTTAGGTTCTCCACTCAGCCTGTTTTGCTTAACAAATATCAGAAATCAAATACACTTgctaaaaaaaaagcacagagtTGATAGTTGGGAAGGGATTAGAAAAGGCATTTGTTGAACAGCAAAAATTGCATTACAGGAGGGTGTGTTGCAAACCTCAAGGAGGCTAAGAACCATTCCTGCCTATTTCAGTAGGTTTATCCTCAGAAGCAGTAAAAATTCTCATGACTTGGGAAAATGCTTGCAGGTCCTATAAGATGAAGATTTTCTTTAACCAAAGGATTTATGAAGAAAGGATGTGATCTGCAAGGGGTTCTTGAACCTGCAGAACAGCCCTATGTAGATATAAGGGTATGTTCATATAGAGATGGTTGAAAACTCTTGTCTATTATTATTAACAGACCTGTAATTCTAGTCcctccatttttaaaatctaaaatatacTAATATATATagttaataaataattatatacaAAATAATGGGGCACATTTTTATGTTGCCACAGAGAAAGCActagaaatgcattttcaacACATTTTATAaatctgtgcagctctgcacagagtTGTAAAGCATTGAGATCTCTGTGTAACCAATATAGTTGCTATGAACTTACTATCCAGTGAGGGTATGTCAGAGACCTAAGACATTTCAGAGCATTTCTTGTACAAATAGAGGCTTTATAGGACTgttattctctttctttcagTCGCTCCCGAAAGCGGATGCAGAATGTCTCAAATATCTCCATCACTGGCATGCTCATCATGTATCTTCTGGCTGCCCTCTTTGGATACCTTACCTTCTATGGTAGGTCAAAACcctgttttctgcagaattttccCTCGCTTTTTAATGCAGGCAAGCGGGTTCTATCACAAAGACCTCAAGTATTAATGTATTTTCTGGGAGCCTGAATCCAAGTTCAAGCAACATTCAATATATATTGTGTAACCTTCTGAATGAACTATGGGACTTATCCAACTATCAGGCCACAAGTTCCTCACCTATGAGAGACTCAGAGGCACCTACTAGGGGGAGTAGCTTTGTTTCCCTTGACTTTGTGAACTCAGACAAGAAGCTGCTGTAAACTTGACTCTTGGCCTTTGCCAAGAGTACTAAAAATACTCTAGTGCTCAACAGTTTTACATGGCGCTATTAAGTGCTATCCAATCTGTCTCTGACGCCACCAGTTCAGTTTCATCTATGCTGAAAAACAGGTGCAAATCATTCTAGtgtaaaaaaaatctggatgaGCTAGACTAACCGATAGGCAAACAGAATAGTCCCTCTATTAGCACATCATTTTGTGCAAACGCCACCTCTTTTTACCTTGTTAGTTCCTCCATAGAGCAGAGAAGTGAATGATACAGCACAATCTGCTCCCTATCACTGGGGCAAGAGGGCTCTGTTTGAGAGCTGGGGCATCTGGATGGAGGTCAAAAGGAGCTGTTGCCAGTTCAGTGAGCTGTTTCatatcacagaaaatatttttacttcagGTTCTACATCCACTTAATGACTTTCTCAAAGTCATCTCAAAGATACTAGAGTACAAAGCATCACCTCAGACCTGCATTACCCTCATCATCAGTGAATGATGGACTTGTATCAGTCACAGTGGGAAAATTCCTCTTTCATGTCAAGCCCACAACTTGTATCTAATGACAGCAGCTGGGCTAAAGTTAATCTTCTATTTTATCTGGCTGCAGTATAAAGGTCCTTTTAGATGTTCAAGGTATGGCTTAAGTGATTTAACtcctttctgtttcctttccGTAGGAGAAGTTGAAGATGAGCTACTTCATACATACACTAAAGTGTACACCTTTGACAGCCTTTTGCTGTCAGTTCGCCTGGCGGTACTGGTGGCTGTAACCCTGACTGTGCCCCTTGTCCTTTTCCCTGTAAGTAACACAGCTGAAATCAGGGCTAACCCATATACGGTGACTGAATGTGATCAGCACACAGATTTTAACACTGAAGAAAAGTAACTCCGAGCTTTTTATATAGAGGGCTTCTTTTCTCATATGCAGTTTGACCAGAGCATGGACCTTAGGCAGTTAGGGTCGCAAAATTtgaaagactgaaataaatCAGTCTTTATAAATAAACCAGGAATTACTTCTCTGGTTCTCTCTGGCTCTTTCTGTTCTATATTTATCACAGCAGTGCTACGTACCAAAGTCTTGGAGATATACTGAACCCATTTATGAGACACAGGCACCTACAATAGCGTCCAAACTTAGGACAGACACACAAAGCTCAGGTCACACATTGTGCAGGACTCCCACACTGGGCTGCCAAAGTACAAGGAGAGAGCTCCTGAGCTCACTTTACAGGCTTGAGTCCATGGACAGGTGAGGAAACTAAATGCCAGAAATAAGAGGCATAAAAGAACTGCAAAGTCAGTTATATGAGCAAAGTTTGCTCTTCACTGGGAAAAAACACTATAACCACAGTAGTAGGGACAGAAAGGCGCAACTAAAAAAATCACTCTGCAGAGGGACTGACCCTCCACAGGGATCAATCTCCCCCAGTAAGCAGAGCTCCAGGCCTCTGAATGTATAAGACTGTGCCTCATGCCTTCCCTGAGCTGCCatgcagcagaggagaaaatagCTGGTCCTCATCATTTTGTTTTGGGAGGCTGCTGTGTCATTAGTACAGCATGTACAAGCCCAGCACCATGCTGCTGGAGGGCTCCCAGCAAGCTGCATCCCAGCAGTGTTCCCATCCGAGTAGCCATggggtcctgctgctctgtcGTCCTGGATGCAAAACACTCTCTGTGTAAGTACTGTTTCCAGGTTTGCTGACAAATGCTTGAGAGCAGTGATCACTGTTCAATATTGTctactaaataaaaaaataaataaaagtccAGGTATAAAGCACACAGCACGGTCAGTCCTTCTAGCTTGGAGAGCTCCAGTGCCCTACCTTAAACATCATGTTAAAACCAGTggttaaatgtttaaattagTCTTAACAAATTGATCAGTCTTCATGGGAAAACAAGCTAAGGGCATTGCAAAACCCTCTCTGTCAGGTGTAGCACTTTGTATTTTTAGATTTCTGTATaatcattttttatttgaatagtTAGCAGTTACATATCACAGCACTGATTGTTCTATTGAAAGAGCCCCTGAGAAAATACCACTTGCTTGTAAGCCAGAATATCATTCTACCAGAACAGCCTGCTCAGCAGATCTTATTACTTCAAACAAACAGTATAATTGTATcagctatttttttaatgaatcatatcatttgtgttttcttaaagtaaacagtttttatttaaaaaataaaattattgcattgccagaaaaattaattaaatatagATCTATATACCATTAGTCACTGTAAAGCTTCAGTTTGATAGCTTCTTTTTAAGGACTGTATCACAAAAGGAATAATGCACAATATGCTGACAGTAAGTCCACAGGAATGCAGGAAGAATGCTTTTTCTGTAATAGACCTGTTTTACACCAACTCAAAAACTGGACAAGATACTTTCAATCTGCCTCCCTCTTCCTAATACTGGTTTACATCAATCAAcctgaaaaacattaaatatacaACTAATGGTGTGTTTTCAAGTGATGTACTATCTCTAGGAGAACCCCATCTATATATTCAATTGCCAAACTCACCCAAAAGCAGttatatgttttttaaaacaaccaAACAGAAGCgcatttggagattttttgaatataaaaatatttttgttccatGTCTAAATATCAACTTCTAAGTTAATTGTGGTACTTGAGAATAGCATCATCTCCAGTCAccaaatggattttcttttgacCTTTTTTCTACTTACCATCTTTTATGTtgtaaaagccaaaaaaccctCATGGTGTGTGAGAAAATCAGTGAAGTAAAAAAGGATCCTCTGCAATAGGTTTTAGGATTATCATTTCCGAGTGGCATtaaaaaatttgctttccttttcagatatacatatgtatatattcaATGATAAAGTAAAACAACAGCTTCCTCTTTCTCTTAGAAAAGTAAATGACTTGTGGGATTGTTGTGGGCTTTTCATCAGGTTCAGAAATACAGCAATTCATATTTCACATGTACTCCTTTTTTCCCTACTGATTAGTACTTATAGTGGGGAGttctttgaggatttttttgctgATACTAGCATCTTTCAGTTGAACAGATTTCATGTCCCTG
This genomic interval from Catharus ustulatus isolate bCatUst1 chromosome 4, bCatUst1.pri.v2, whole genome shotgun sequence contains the following:
- the SLC38A4 gene encoding sodium-coupled neutral amino acid transporter 4, which translates into the protein MDRMELQKVNIDPDDQSNSGESLEDNYTEQTDSGKAAIGSPFASDDAESQKFLTNGYLDKKKLEDYNEECHRGRTSFGMSSFNLSNAIMGSGILGLSYAMANTGIILFIVLLLSVAILSLYSVHLLLKISKEGGSLIYEKLGAKAFGWPGKCSVFIAVTMQNIGAMSSYLFIIKYELPEVIRAFMNLEENSGEWYINGNYLVILVTVVVILPLSLLKTLGYLGYTSGFSLTCMVFFVSVVIFKKSQIPCPLPIMDHGVENWTTTNNTVPMHLVMLSNESLGSGVNFMMDNTAGHFPGLEEPKDTSPKSGVEYEAHSDNSDKCQPKYFVFNSRTAYAIPILAFAFVCHPEVLPIYSELKDRSRKRMQNVSNISITGMLIMYLLAALFGYLTFYGEVEDELLHTYTKVYTFDSLLLSVRLAVLVAVTLTVPLVLFPIRSSISALLFPKRPFSWIRHFLIAAVILAFNNLLVIFVPTIKDIFGFIGASSATMLIFILPGAFYLRIVKKEPMRSPQKIGALIFLIVGIIFMVVSMTLIVMDWIYNPPSSRHH